A single region of the Ptychodera flava strain L36383 chromosome 9, AS_Pfla_20210202, whole genome shotgun sequence genome encodes:
- the LOC139140580 gene encoding uncharacterized protein, whose product MLMERLPGKLATDQKNADWEKILFQVGRHLAEVHSLTAVSQKYGYLGEHQPMDPQDTWVDAFEVMWGKLIDDIVMTGYYGDKEKDALTGLFQEHRALFDRPVLPHLLHMDIWHQNILVDENSQVTGVLDWDRALWGDPEIEFAVLDYCDISGPAFWEGYGKKRDETPEAKTRQVFTCCMNCRNISLLKLGDLARRSLPVNLRDK is encoded by the coding sequence ATGCTCATGGAGAGACTCCCCGGTAAGCTTGCCACGGATCAGAAAAACGCCGACTGGGAGAAGATCCTGTTTCAGGTTGGGAGGCATCTGGCTGAAGTCCACTCTCTGACGGCGGTGTCTCAGAAATACGGCTACTTAGGTGAACACCAACCAATGGACCCACAGGACACCTGGGTGGACGCGTTTGAAGTGATGTGGGGCAAGCTCATCGATGACATCGTCATGACTGGTTACTATGGAGACAAGGAAAAGGATGCTTTGACGGGGCTGTTCCAAGAACACCGAGCACTGTTCGACCGCCCTGTATTGCCACACCTTCTCCACATGGATATTTGGCATCAAAATATACTGGTGGATGAAAACAGCCAAGTCACGGGTGTTTTAGATTGGGATAGGGCCTTGTGGGGGGACCCTGAGATAGAATTTGCTGTCTTGGACTACTGCGATATATCAGGACCAGCATTCTGGGAAGGGTATGGGAAGAAACGTGACGAGACACCCGAGGCTAAGACACGACAAGTTTTTACCTGTTGTATGAACTGCAGAAATATATCGTTATTGAAGCTGGGAGACTTGGCCAGAAGAAGTCTGCCAGTCAATTTAAGAGACAAGTGA
- the LOC139140024 gene encoding 2'-5'-oligoadenylate synthase 1A-like, whose amino-acid sequence MLQQHMRGKHKKKAQLMCSRCKKTFREAEALERHQRDKHGFHIPDDGMRIPGNISLKAKGLSLCQVCGRLFTHEDDLEQHCRDKHANVDVTNASVLSPCQVCWRIFTQVDDLDEHYRDRHEKEDVKKTSSNAGLIDSAIPETITHAHSMNWGSLLKQKADNLTTYMEMHLQPTDECNDGISSIITEMLTYLQGYTKICRYIKAGCLGQGIHLLNSVDVKLLLFLEDFNSLEDMRHNLWTKIQGIKEHLLSSLKWNNEFDMEAITLYSLKLRSKPSANHLCTIELLPTCDVLGSHPSDEKKEEMFYKMLEENVSNWKFYSAVFTQLRVKFFQALPPRVRDLIRVVKHWKDCHLSAEISKAKNQTAPSSYALALITIDTWEEVGEPVTFSVVQGFKAVLQRLVDYESIDIEWYHNYSEDIAEKTRKNGLLSLSRPLIVDPGNPTLNVCADCNRWGEVATVAWESLQEPLLQGTVIKPDWTA is encoded by the exons ATGCTGCAGCAACACATGAGAGGCAAACACAAGAAGAAAGCACAGCTCATGTGCAGCAGGTGCAAGAAGACGTTCAGAGAGGCAGAAGCACTTGAAAGACATCAGAGAGACAAACATGGTTTCCACATCCCAG ATGATGGTATGAGGATTCCAGGGAACATTTCTTTGAAAGCCAAAGGCCTGTCTCTGTGCCAAGTCTGTGGGCGTCTTTTTACTCACGAGGATGATCTAGAACAGCATTGCAGAGACAAACATGCCAATGTGGATGTTACAAATGCCAGTGTTCTGTCTCCCTGCCAAGTCTGTTGgcgtattttcactcaagtggATGATCTAGACGAGCATTACAGAGACAGACATGAGAAGGAAGATGTGAAGAAGACATCAA GCAATGCAGGGCTTATAGACAGTGCCATTCCAGAGACAATTACCCATGCACACTCCATGAATTGGGGTAGTTTATTAAAACAGAAAGCAGACAACCTGACGACCTACATGGAGATGCACCTTCAACCAACTGATGAATGCAATGATGGGATCTCCAGCATCATAACTGAAATGTTGACTTACCTCCAAGGTTATACCAAAATATGCCGGTATATCAAG GCTGGCTGTCTTGGTCAAGGAATTCATCTGCTCAACTCTGTGGACGTGAAACTCTTGCTCTTCTTGGAAGATTTCAACAGCCTGGAAGACATGAGGCACAACCTATGGACCAAAATACAAGGCATCAAAGAGCACCTGTTGAGTAGTTTGAAGTGGAACAATGAGTTTGATATGGAAGCTATCACTCTGTACAGCCTGAAACTACGCAGTAAACCATCAGCTAATCACCTTTGCACCATCGAATTGCTACCCACTTGTGATGTCCTGGGTAGCCACCCTTCTGACG agaaaaaagaagaaatgttTTACAAGATGCTGGAGGAGAATGTTTCCAATTGGAAGTTTTATTCCGCTGTTTTCACTCAACTGAGGGTAAAATTTTTCCAAGCCTTACCACCGAGGGTTAGGGACCTCATTCGAGTGGTAAAACACTGGAAAGACTGCCACCTTTCTGCTGAGATAAGTAAGGCCAAGAATCAGACTGCTCCATCCTCATATGCATTGGCTTTGATCACTATCGATACTTGGGAGGAAGTAGGAGAGCCGGTCACATTCAGCGTTGTGCAGGGTTTTAAGGCAGTTTTGCAACGGCTTGTAGATTATGAAAGTATTGACATTGAATGGTACCACAACTACAGTGAAGACATAGCAgagaagacaagaaaaaatggtCTCTTGTCTCTCTCTAG ACCCCTCATTGTGGACCCAGGAAACCCGACCCTCAATGTCTGTGCCGACTGCAATAGATGGGGTGAAGTTGCCACGGTAGCATGGGAAAGTCTACAAGAACCACTCCTACAGGGTACTGTGATCAAACCTGACTGGACAGCATGA
- the LOC139140582 gene encoding zinc finger protein Xfin-like, giving the protein MENEKGDADDRKDKARQLSCGVCDAKFVDQYTLLCHQTEHTALMCSLCRQIFSNVKLFAQHQNDEHGYFICYTCKQPCKSQGELDRHQEAEHASVHCTASSQVFSARKDLTEHEADQRKQKFICTTCALVFPDEDELVRHRGLCDTTLNSVHGSPSELPPANVVCEICSEKFSSKVTLSQHQIAKHGVYLDAGNEKFNDEKTLSNCHSELRNTSCPHCSMSFPSKHALVAHEVEMHKFTCTTCQQVFVDQIKLNEHIRSNDHHLKCDICQCVFLNKELKAKHVQQKHRYSCKICNKLCSGTVKSLASHLLIKHKMPWLCEYCLLTFCSEKALAGHQSEMHKFPCKCCPCFFDNQDALDTHMTQEHRFMCQICKRSYTGEAPLEQHLMAKHNARLHFAGWGSQVECHTTADVIQGQAKDSESLSSGIPGTLSVHPVLFGIPEGSSQVPQMVQVASEPASFPIAPTDQGEKNSSSVKPSRTSEQHMTPKCESPQTSSCERNPVQNSISETVSRQVRTLLEAMTSPALVSPQFPLPKLKSQQVVSSKRVSSHPLSHQPESKTESSSRELPNTLSSGSSQQPCSDLLSNGSQSGSRQKDTTKKEPEASVSCDLCDYHISDESELHHHYTDTHKLSKTICSCNSCGKIFITASTLERHVLEVHSPPVHHKASSSMQKGNETGNSKAAALKKPQRNQLTENCQTFSDDKLSDQKEFPLPQQLHEQPGNNCDEGAAVEEHGMLHSSQNNCFPVDSGSEDCKRCLIPQRSSQTVQTSCHCCKQKGDKGKDIKSEARLSCSNEQVLNHKGSIQQHAHDNRKAIKLAPPSTVSRQSELSSCRMQKQQHQQHKLDSEIRHTQCKKDFKKSMLLGQNNTRELLPQKKKMNTIIPTVMTSQHRHQAFNAVSVNMFPAEE; this is encoded by the exons ATGGAGAATGAGAAAGGCGATGCTGATGATAGAAAAGACAAAGCCAGGCAGTTATCATGTGGTGTTTGTGATGCCAAGTTTGTCGATCAGTACACGCTGCTTTGTCACCAGACGGAACACACCGCATTGATGTGCAGCCTTTGTCGTCAGATCTTTTCCAACGTCAAGCTATTTGCACAACATCAAAATGATGAGCATGGCTACTTCATCTGTTACACCTGCAAGCAACCCTGCAAGAGCCAGGGTGAACTGGACAGGCACCAAGAAGCTGAACACGCCAGT GTACATTGCACCGCGAGTAGCCAGGTATTCAGCGCTAGGAAAGATCTGACGGAACACGAAGCAGATCAAAGGAAACAGAAATTCATCTGTACTACATGCGCCCTGGTATTTCCTGATGAGGATGAGCTTGTGAGGCACAGAGGCCTCTGTGACACCACTTTGAACTCTGTACATGGGTCACCCAGTGAATTGCCACCTGCAAATGTTGTTTGTGAGATCTGCAGTGAGAAATTTTCAAGCAAAGTGACACTGTCTCAGCATCAAATCGCAAAACATGGTGTATATCTTGATGCTGGCAATGAGAAATTCAATGATGAAAAGACACTGTCCAATTGCCACTCTGAGCTGCGCAATACATCCTGCCCACACTGTAGCATGTCATTTCCCAGCAAACATGCATTAGTTGCGCATGAAGTGGAGATGCACAAATTCACATGTACAACCTGCCAGCAAGTCTTTGTTGACCAAATCAAACTAAACGAACACATCAGAAGTAACGATCATCACCTCAAGTGCGACATTTGCCAATGCGTCTTTCTCAACAAGGAGCTAAAGGCTAAACATGTCCAACAAAAGCACAGATATTCCTGTAAAATTTGCAATAAGCTGTGTTCTGGCACAGTCAAGAGCCTTGCCTCCCACTTactaataaaacataaaatgccATGGTTGTGTGAATACTGCCTGTTGACGTTTTGTAGTGAGAAAGCGCTTGCAGGACATCAAAGTGAAATGCACAAGTTTCCTTGCAAATGCTGTCCTTGTTTCTTTGACAACCAAGATGCTCTGGATACACACATGACCCAGGAACACCGATTTATGTGCCAGATCTGCAAACGGTCTTATACCGGAGAGGCCCCATTGGAACAACATCTCATGGCCAAGCACAATGCACGCCTGCATTTTGCTGGCTGGGGGAGCCAGGTAGAGTGTCACACAACTGCAGATGTTATTCAAGGACAAGCCAAAGACAGTGAGTCTCTGTCAAGTGGTATCCCAGGGACACTGTCAGTTCATCCTGTTTTGTTTGGCATCCCGGAAGGGTCATCCCAAGTGCCACAAATGGTGCAAGTAGCATCAGAGCCAGCATCATTCCCGATTGCACCAACTGACCAAGGTGAGAAAAACAGTTCCTCGGTAAAGCCTTCTCGAACATCAGAGCAACATATGACCCCAAAATGTGAGTCACCACAAACTTCATCGTGTGAGCGAAATCCGGTTCAGAATTCCATTTCCGAGACAGTGTCACGCCAAGTTCGGACTCTCTTGGAAGCAATGACATCTCCAGCGCTGGTGTCGCCCCAGTTCCCGTTACCAAAGCTGAAGTCTCAACAAGTGGTATCCTCAAAGCGAGTTTCATCACACCCTCTTTCCCATCAGCCAGAATCAAAAACAGAGTCCTCAAGCAGGGAGCTTCCAAATACTCTGTCCTCTGGGTCATCACAACAGCCATGCTCAGATTTGCTCTCAAATGGTTCCCAATCAGGGTCCCGACAGAAAGATACAACCAAGAAAGAACCAGAGGCCTCAGTTTCCTGTGATTTATGCGATTATCATATTTCAGATGAATCTGAACTGCATCACCATTACACAGACACTCACAAACTCTCAAAGACGATCTGTTCTTGCAACTCCTGTGGAAAAATATTCATCACTGCAAGCACACTTGAACGACATGTTCTTGAAGTTCATTCACCACCGGTGCATCATAAAGCATCAAGTTCCATGCAAAAGGGAAATGAGACTGGGAATTCTAAAGCTGCTGCTTTGAAGAAGCCTCAGCGAAATCAGCTGACTGAGAATTGTCAAACTTTCTCCGATGATAAGCTGTCTGACCAAAAGGAGTTTCCCTTGCCACAACAACTGCATGAGCAACCAGGAAATAATTGTGATGAAGGAGCTGCTGTTGAAGAGCATGGAATGTTGCATTCCTCTCAAAACAATTGTTTTCCTGTAGACAGTGGCTCTGAAGACTGCAAGAGATGCTTGATCCCACAACGCAGCTCTCAAACAGTGCAAACAAGCTGCCATTGCTGCAAACAGAAAGGTGATAAGGGTAAAGATATAAAATCAGAAGCACGATTATCATGCTCAAATGAACAGGTATTGAACCATAAAGGTAGCATTCAACAACATGCCCACGATAACCGTAAGGCAATTAAACTTGCCCCTCCTTCAACTGTGAGTAGACAAAGTGAACTTTCATCATGCAGGATGCAAAAACAACAGCACCAGCAACACAAGCTAGATTCTGAAATTCGGCACACTCAATGCAAAAAAGACTTCAAAAAATCAATGCTACTGGGTCAAAACAATACTCGCGAACTACTGCcacagaagaagaagatgaacaCGATCATACCAACTGTCATGACAAGTCAACACAGACATCAAGCTTTCAATGCAGTCAGTGTGAATATGTTTCCCGCGGAAGAGTGA